A region from the Cellvibrio sp. PSBB006 genome encodes:
- the rhuM gene encoding virulence protein RhuM/Fic/DOC family protein produces MNNQQQIQLYTSEDGQVRLEVTQDADTLWLTQAQIAELFVVSPQNITMHLKKIYAEQELKEESTCKDYLQVQSEGGREVKRTRKHYNLDAIISVGYRVNSNRATQFRIWATNTLKQHLVEGYTLNQRRLKERGIEFEQALTLLSQTLTNQALINEQGHAIINVIHDYARSWSLLQGYDEQSLKDVTNKQDAMRALSLNDALEAIGQLKRELMNKGEATELFGQLRGEGLASAIATIEQGFGDDLFYPNIASRAAHLLYFVIKNHPLADGNKRTGSFLFLWYLRINQHLLAKSVEQLINDNTLVALALLVAESKPEQKELMIRLVEHFVMLVD; encoded by the coding sequence ATGAATAATCAGCAACAAATTCAGCTATACACATCTGAGGATGGCCAAGTGAGACTGGAAGTCACCCAAGATGCCGATACCCTCTGGCTAACACAGGCTCAGATTGCAGAACTGTTTGTGGTTTCTCCGCAAAATATCACTATGCATTTGAAGAAAATCTATGCAGAGCAGGAACTTAAGGAAGAGTCAACTTGTAAGGATTATTTACAAGTTCAATCTGAGGGTGGACGAGAGGTTAAAAGAACAAGAAAGCATTACAACCTCGATGCCATCATCTCCGTTGGCTACCGGGTCAACTCCAATCGCGCCACCCAATTTCGTATCTGGGCCACTAACACGCTCAAACAACACTTGGTAGAAGGCTACACGCTAAACCAACGCCGGCTTAAGGAACGCGGCATAGAGTTTGAGCAAGCACTTACTCTGCTCTCGCAAACTCTTACGAACCAAGCGCTAATCAATGAACAAGGGCATGCCATTATTAATGTGATCCACGACTACGCCCGCAGCTGGAGCTTATTGCAAGGCTACGACGAGCAAAGTCTGAAAGACGTCACCAATAAGCAAGATGCCATGCGTGCACTCAGCTTGAATGATGCACTTGAAGCTATCGGACAACTAAAACGCGAACTAATGAATAAGGGCGAAGCCACTGAGTTATTTGGTCAATTGCGTGGCGAAGGCTTGGCATCCGCCATCGCGACGATAGAACAAGGTTTCGGCGATGACTTGTTTTATCCCAATATCGCAAGCCGCGCGGCACACCTGCTTTACTTCGTTATAAAGAACCACCCACTTGCAGACGGTAACAAACGCACAGGGTCGTTTTTGTTTCTGTGGTACCTACGAATCAATCAACACCTATTAGCAAAGTCTGTAGAGCAACTCATTAATGACAATACGTTAGTTGCGTTGGCTTTATTGGTAGCGGAGAGCAAACCCGAGCAGAAAGAATTAATGATTAGATTGGTAGAGCACTTTGTGATGTTAGTTGATTAA
- a CDS encoding helix-turn-helix domain-containing protein → MALGTIPPPPHSPISITDVILHHQLPQLITHTQGTEMSPTSNDFASTVKALRTQLHLSQEDLAKELGVSFATVNRWENQKTQPSKLARRQLEQFIASQKEQGALTHE, encoded by the coding sequence ATGGCGCTGGGTACAATCCCCCCACCTCCACATTCCCCCATTTCCATAACAGATGTTATATTGCACCACCAACTTCCCCAGCTAATAACTCATACCCAAGGCACGGAAATGTCACCCACTTCCAACGACTTCGCCTCCACCGTCAAAGCCCTGCGAACGCAACTCCACCTATCACAGGAAGATCTGGCAAAGGAGCTAGGCGTAAGCTTCGCCACGGTAAACCGCTGGGAAAACCAAAAGACCCAACCGTCCAAGCTGGCCAGGAGGCAGTTGGAGCAATTCATCGCATCACAAAAGGAGCAAGGAGCGCTAACGCATGAATAA